A part of Mycolicibacterium sp. TUM20985 genomic DNA contains:
- a CDS encoding saccharopine dehydrogenase family protein yields the protein MTEPQREFDIVLYGATGFVGKLTAQYLAAVGGQARIALAGRSVAKLRDVKESLGPAAQSWELIEAEAGQPSQLNDMAARTRVVVATVGPYTKYGLPVVAACAAAGTDYADLTGETMFIRDSIDTYHKEAADNGARIVHSCGFDSVPSDLTVYALYKRALADGAGELGETNFVLRGFAGGVSGGTAASMVEVMHTSSTDPEARRAMSDPYTLTTDRGAEPELGHQSDTPWRRGRDIAPELDGIWTGAFVMGAPNARIVRRSNALLDWAYGRTFRYTENMSVGSSVVAPVAAALGTAANAAVLGLGSRYFDKLPRSLVERVLPKPGSGPSEQARENGHYRVETYTTTSSGARYRAVMAQRGDPGYKATSVLLGECGLALAFDRDALSELRGVLTPAVSLGDALLARLPVAGVTMTTERL from the coding sequence ATGACCGAACCGCAGCGTGAATTCGACATCGTGCTCTACGGGGCGACCGGCTTCGTCGGCAAGTTGACGGCCCAGTACCTGGCCGCGGTCGGCGGCCAGGCCCGCATCGCCCTGGCCGGCCGATCGGTGGCCAAGCTCCGCGACGTCAAGGAATCACTCGGGCCTGCAGCGCAGTCGTGGGAGCTGATCGAGGCCGAGGCCGGCCAGCCGTCCCAACTCAACGACATGGCCGCGCGCACGCGGGTGGTCGTCGCCACGGTCGGGCCGTACACGAAGTACGGGTTGCCGGTCGTCGCGGCGTGCGCCGCCGCCGGCACCGACTACGCGGACCTCACCGGTGAGACGATGTTCATCCGCGACAGCATCGACACCTACCACAAGGAAGCGGCCGACAACGGTGCCCGCATCGTGCACTCATGCGGATTCGATTCCGTCCCATCGGATCTCACGGTCTATGCGCTCTACAAGCGGGCGCTGGCCGACGGCGCGGGCGAACTCGGAGAGACCAACTTCGTGCTCCGCGGCTTCGCCGGTGGCGTGTCGGGTGGCACCGCCGCCTCGATGGTGGAGGTGATGCACACCTCGTCGACCGACCCCGAGGCGCGGCGGGCGATGAGTGACCCCTACACGCTGACGACGGACCGGGGCGCCGAACCGGAGTTGGGCCACCAGTCCGACACCCCGTGGCGGCGTGGCCGCGACATTGCCCCCGAACTCGACGGCATCTGGACGGGTGCGTTCGTCATGGGCGCGCCGAACGCCCGCATCGTGCGACGCAGCAATGCACTGCTCGACTGGGCGTACGGCCGCACCTTCCGCTACACGGAGAACATGAGCGTGGGGTCGTCGGTGGTGGCGCCCGTCGCCGCCGCCCTAGGCACCGCGGCCAACGCCGCCGTGCTGGGGCTCGGCAGCCGGTACTTCGACAAGCTGCCCCGCAGCCTTGTCGAGCGCGTACTGCCCAAGCCCGGCAGCGGTCCCAGCGAGCAGGCCCGGGAGAACGGCCACTACCGGGTGGAGACGTACACCACGACGTCCAGTGGCGCGCGGTACCGGGCCGTCATGGCGCAGCGTGGTGACCCCGGATACAAGGCGACCTCGGTGTTGTTGGGGGAGTGCGGGCTGGCGCTCGCGTTCGATCGCGACGCCCTCTCCGAGCTCCGCGGCGTGCTGACACCCGCGGTGTCGCTCGGTGACGCGCTGCTAGCGCGGCTTCCCGTCGCAGGCGTGACGATGACGACCGAACGGCTGTAA
- a CDS encoding DUF937 domain-containing protein → MAGLDELLNEIPTQQIASKLGADEGEVNSAIQTLVPLLVGGLQQNAQDPGHAAHIESAASNHAASGLLDGGVSVDQVDEADGSKAVARIFGGNDTGQVAAALAGGGAGNGDLIKKLLPILAPIVLAYLGKQLTKGSAPAAQQPQAASGGGIGDILGSILGGAAGGGGGGAANNNPLGSILGSVLGGGNSGGLGDILGGLLGGKK, encoded by the coding sequence ATGGCTGGTCTCGATGAACTCCTCAACGAGATTCCCACACAACAGATTGCCAGCAAACTAGGTGCCGACGAGGGCGAGGTGAACAGCGCGATTCAGACGCTGGTGCCGCTGCTCGTCGGTGGCCTGCAGCAGAACGCGCAAGACCCGGGCCACGCCGCCCACATCGAGAGCGCGGCCTCCAATCACGCCGCCAGCGGTCTGCTCGATGGAGGGGTCAGCGTCGACCAGGTCGACGAGGCCGACGGCTCTAAGGCGGTCGCGAGGATCTTCGGTGGCAACGACACCGGCCAGGTCGCGGCAGCGCTTGCCGGCGGCGGCGCAGGCAACGGGGACCTGATCAAGAAGTTGCTGCCCATCCTCGCGCCGATCGTCCTCGCCTACCTTGGCAAGCAGCTGACGAAGGGTTCGGCGCCCGCCGCACAGCAGCCGCAGGCCGCCTCCGGTGGCGGGATCGGCGACATCCTCGGCAGCATCCTCGGCGGCGCGGCCGGCGGCGGTGGCGGTGGCGCTGCCAACAACAACCCCCTCGGCAGCATCCTCGGGAGTGTGCTCGGCGGCGGCAACAGTGGCGGCCTCGGCGACATCCTCGGCGGCTTGCTCGGCGGCAAGAAGTAA
- a CDS encoding valine--tRNA ligase yields the protein MTVSPISAESPGVQSLPKSWDPAAVETELYQGWVDAGYFTADASSDKPPYSIVLPPPNVTGSLHMGHALDHTLMDALTRRKRMQGYEVLWLPGMDHAGIATQSVVEKQLAVDGKTKEDFGRELFIDKVWDWKHESGGTIGAQMRRLGDGVDWSRDRFTMDEGLSRAVRTIFKRLYDAGLIYQAERLVNWSPVLETAISDLEVKYSDVEGELVSFRYGSMDDAQPHLVVATTRIETMLGDTAIAVHPDDERYRALVGQSLPHPFLDTQVIIVADAHVDPEFGTGAVKVTPAHDPNDFEIGVRHDLPMPSIMDTKGRIAGTGTRFDGMDRFEARVAVREALAAEGRIVEEKRPYLHSVGHSERSGEPIEPRLSLQWWVNVASLATAAGDAVRNGDTVIHPASLEPRWFGWVDDMHDWCISRQLWWGHRIPIWHGPNGEKVCVGPDETPPDGWEQDPDVLDTWFSSALWPFSTMGWPDRTPELEKFYPTSVLVTGYDILFFWVARMMMFGTFVGDDDAITLGGNRGPQVPFENVFLHGLIRDEFGSKMSKSKGNGIDPLDWVDAYGADALRFTLARGASPGGDMSIGEDYARASRNFATKLFNATRFALMNGAAPAPLPGLDELTDADRWILGRLEEVRAEVDSAFDGYEFSRACESLYHFAWDEFCDWYLELAKVQLAEQPDGPTNAVLAAVLDSLLKLLHPVMPFVTETLWKTLTGRESLVIAEWPHPSGIGLDARASSRIADMQKLVTEVRRFRSDQGLNDRQRVPARLVGITEADLGTQVAATTSLAWLTEPADSFTPSAAVEVRLSHGMVLVELDTSGTVDVAAERRRLEKDLAVAQKDLAQTAAKLGNEEFLAKAPDAVVDKIRTRQRVAGEEVERITARLASLS from the coding sequence GTGACCGTCAGCCCGATATCTGCAGAGAGCCCAGGGGTGCAGTCCCTACCGAAGTCGTGGGATCCGGCTGCCGTAGAGACCGAGCTGTATCAGGGCTGGGTCGACGCGGGTTACTTCACGGCCGACGCGTCGAGCGACAAGCCGCCGTATTCGATCGTGCTGCCGCCGCCGAACGTGACGGGCAGCCTGCACATGGGGCATGCGCTCGACCACACGTTGATGGATGCCCTCACCCGGCGCAAGCGCATGCAGGGCTACGAGGTGCTGTGGCTGCCGGGCATGGACCACGCGGGTATCGCGACCCAGAGCGTCGTCGAGAAGCAGCTCGCGGTGGACGGCAAGACCAAGGAGGACTTCGGTCGGGAGCTGTTCATCGACAAGGTGTGGGACTGGAAGCACGAGTCCGGTGGCACCATCGGCGCGCAGATGCGGCGTCTCGGTGACGGCGTCGACTGGAGCCGGGACCGCTTCACCATGGACGAAGGGCTGTCCCGCGCGGTCCGCACCATCTTCAAGCGTCTCTACGACGCGGGTCTGATCTACCAGGCCGAGCGGCTGGTCAACTGGTCGCCGGTGCTGGAGACCGCGATCTCCGACCTCGAGGTCAAGTACTCCGACGTCGAGGGTGAGCTCGTCTCGTTCCGGTACGGGTCGATGGATGACGCGCAGCCGCATCTGGTGGTGGCCACCACCCGGATCGAGACCATGCTCGGTGACACGGCGATCGCCGTGCACCCCGACGACGAGCGCTATCGGGCGCTGGTCGGCCAGAGCCTGCCGCATCCGTTCCTCGACACGCAGGTAATCATCGTCGCCGACGCGCACGTCGACCCCGAATTCGGTACTGGCGCAGTCAAGGTCACGCCCGCGCACGACCCCAATGACTTCGAGATCGGCGTCCGTCACGACCTGCCGATGCCATCGATCATGGACACCAAGGGCCGCATCGCCGGCACCGGGACGCGCTTCGACGGCATGGACCGCTTCGAGGCGCGCGTCGCGGTGCGTGAAGCGCTGGCCGCGGAGGGCCGGATCGTCGAGGAGAAGCGGCCCTACCTGCACAGCGTTGGCCATTCCGAGCGCAGCGGCGAGCCCATCGAGCCTCGGCTGTCACTGCAATGGTGGGTCAACGTCGCATCGCTGGCGACGGCCGCGGGTGACGCAGTCCGCAACGGCGACACAGTGATTCACCCCGCCAGCCTCGAACCGCGGTGGTTCGGCTGGGTCGACGACATGCACGACTGGTGCATATCGCGGCAGCTGTGGTGGGGGCATCGCATCCCCATTTGGCACGGCCCGAACGGCGAGAAGGTGTGTGTCGGCCCGGACGAGACCCCGCCCGACGGCTGGGAGCAGGACCCCGACGTGCTGGACACGTGGTTCTCCTCGGCGCTGTGGCCATTCTCCACCATGGGCTGGCCCGATCGGACACCTGAGCTCGAGAAGTTCTATCCGACCAGCGTTCTCGTCACCGGGTACGACATCTTGTTCTTCTGGGTGGCCCGGATGATGATGTTCGGCACCTTCGTCGGAGACGATGACGCCATCACCCTCGGCGGCAACCGCGGGCCGCAGGTGCCATTCGAGAACGTCTTCCTGCACGGCCTCATCCGCGACGAGTTCGGCAGCAAGATGAGCAAGTCCAAGGGCAACGGAATCGATCCGTTGGACTGGGTCGACGCGTACGGCGCGGACGCACTGCGGTTCACCTTGGCGCGAGGGGCCAGTCCCGGCGGCGACATGTCGATCGGCGAGGACTACGCACGGGCCTCGCGGAACTTTGCGACGAAGCTCTTCAACGCCACCCGGTTTGCGTTGATGAACGGGGCGGCACCCGCGCCGCTGCCCGGGCTCGACGAGCTCACCGATGCCGACCGCTGGATCCTGGGCAGGCTGGAAGAGGTTCGGGCCGAAGTGGATTCGGCGTTCGACGGTTACGAATTCAGTCGGGCCTGCGAATCGCTCTACCACTTCGCCTGGGACGAGTTCTGCGACTGGTACCTCGAGCTCGCCAAGGTGCAGCTGGCCGAGCAGCCCGACGGGCCGACCAACGCCGTGTTGGCGGCCGTCCTCGACAGCTTGCTGAAACTGCTGCACCCGGTGATGCCGTTCGTCACCGAGACGCTGTGGAAGACGCTCACCGGTCGCGAGTCACTGGTGATCGCCGAATGGCCGCATCCCTCGGGCATCGGACTCGACGCCCGGGCGAGCAGTCGCATCGCCGACATGCAGAAGCTCGTCACCGAAGTCCGTCGCTTCCGCAGCGATCAGGGGCTCAACGACAGGCAGCGCGTGCCTGCGCGGCTCGTCGGCATCACCGAGGCCGATCTCGGCACCCAGGTCGCCGCCACCACGTCGCTGGCCTGGCTCACCGAACCGGCCGACAGCTTCACCCCGTCGGCCGCCGTCGAGGTCAGGCTGTCCCACGGGATGGTGCTGGTCGAACTCGACACCTCCGGCACCGTCGACGTGGCTGCCGAGCGGAGGCGCCTGGAGAAGGATCTCGCCGTTGCGCAGAAGGACCTGGCGCAGACCGCCGCGAAGCTCGGCAACGAGGAGTTCCTGGCCAAGGCGCCCGACGCCGTCGTCGACAAGATCCGTACCCGGCAGCGGGTCGCGGGGGAAGAGGTCGAGCGGATCACGGCCCGGCTGGCGTCCCTGTCGTGA
- the folC gene encoding bifunctional tetrahydrofolate synthase/dihydrofolate synthase, producing the protein MTEPLPDLTPEPTLDEIAALLQVEHLLDQRWPETKLEPSTTRIVALLELLGSPQRAYPSIHVAGTNGKTSVARIIDALLTALHRRTGRTTSPHLQSAVERISIDGKPITPAVYVDTYRELEPFIELVDRQSESAGGPRLSKFEVVTAMAFAAFADAPIDVAVVEVGMGGRWDATNVVDAPVAVITPIGVDHTEYLGDTIPEIAAEKAGIIVKRDGAGPGTDTVVIIGRQVPEAMEVVLAEAVRADAAVAREGSEFAVLRRQVAIGGQLLELQGLGGVYPEVFLPLHGEHQAHNALLALAAVEAFFGAGAQRQLDVDAVREGFASAMSPGRLERMRSAPTVFIDAAHNPAGAAALTQALADEFDFRHLVGVVSVMGDKDVDGILAALEPAFDQIVVTHNGSARAMDVEGLALRAEDHFGPDRVLTAPTLPDAIETATALAEESVDDGAFPDGFSGSGIVITGSVFTAGAARTLFGRDPS; encoded by the coding sequence GTGACCGAGCCGCTGCCTGATCTGACACCCGAGCCCACACTCGACGAGATCGCCGCCCTGCTGCAGGTCGAGCATCTTCTGGATCAGCGCTGGCCCGAGACGAAACTCGAGCCGAGCACTACGCGGATCGTGGCGCTGCTGGAACTCCTGGGATCGCCGCAGCGCGCCTACCCGAGCATCCACGTCGCAGGCACCAACGGGAAGACGTCGGTGGCGCGGATCATCGACGCGCTGCTGACCGCCCTGCACCGGCGCACCGGGCGCACCACCAGCCCTCATCTGCAGTCGGCGGTGGAGCGCATCTCCATCGACGGCAAGCCGATCACCCCGGCCGTTTACGTCGACACCTACCGCGAGCTGGAGCCATTCATCGAGCTGGTCGACCGGCAGTCCGAGTCGGCCGGTGGTCCGCGGCTGAGCAAGTTCGAGGTCGTCACGGCGATGGCCTTCGCGGCGTTCGCCGACGCGCCGATCGACGTGGCCGTGGTCGAGGTCGGCATGGGTGGCCGATGGGACGCCACCAACGTCGTCGACGCTCCCGTCGCAGTCATTACGCCCATCGGCGTCGACCACACCGAGTATCTGGGCGATACCATCCCCGAGATCGCCGCGGAAAAGGCAGGCATCATCGTCAAACGAGACGGCGCCGGTCCGGGCACCGACACGGTGGTGATCATCGGACGACAAGTCCCCGAGGCAATGGAAGTGGTTCTAGCGGAAGCGGTTCGGGCTGATGCGGCAGTGGCTCGCGAGGGTTCGGAGTTCGCGGTGCTCCGCCGCCAGGTGGCCATCGGCGGGCAGCTGCTCGAACTACAGGGCCTCGGCGGCGTCTACCCCGAGGTCTTCCTGCCGCTGCACGGTGAGCACCAGGCGCACAACGCCCTGCTCGCGCTCGCCGCGGTGGAGGCGTTCTTCGGCGCGGGTGCACAGCGGCAGCTCGACGTCGACGCGGTGCGCGAGGGTTTCGCTTCGGCGATGAGCCCGGGCCGGCTGGAACGCATGCGCAGTGCCCCTACGGTATTCATCGACGCGGCGCACAACCCCGCAGGCGCCGCGGCGCTCACCCAGGCCCTGGCCGACGAGTTCGACTTCCGGCACCTGGTGGGCGTCGTCTCGGTGATGGGCGACAAGGACGTCGACGGCATTCTGGCCGCCCTGGAACCCGCCTTCGACCAGATCGTGGTGACGCACAACGGTTCTGCGCGAGCGATGGACGTCGAAGGGCTGGCCCTGCGCGCCGAGGACCACTTCGGGCCCGACCGGGTCCTCACCGCGCCGACGCTGCCCGACGCCATCGAGACGGCGACCGCGCTGGCCGAGGAGAGCGTCGACGACGGGGCGTTCCCCGACGGCTTCTCGGGAAGCGGCATCGTCATCACCGGCTCGGTGTTCACCGCGGGTGCCGCCCGCACCCTCTTCGGACGGGATCCCTCGTGA
- a CDS encoding DUF4233 domain-containing protein has protein sequence MAGTLILEAIVVLLALPVVSVSQGGLTWVSGGFLIGITGVLILLAGVQGKPWALKANLAVQVVLIGGVVISGAIAFIGVVFAAVWGLIAYLRAEVKRRQDRGLLPGQQPPPTDG, from the coding sequence ATGGCGGGCACCCTCATCCTCGAAGCGATCGTGGTTCTGCTTGCGCTGCCGGTGGTTTCGGTCTCTCAGGGCGGCCTGACGTGGGTCAGTGGCGGCTTCCTCATCGGCATCACGGGAGTGCTGATCCTGCTCGCGGGTGTCCAGGGCAAGCCGTGGGCGCTGAAGGCGAACCTGGCCGTACAGGTAGTGCTGATCGGCGGGGTGGTCATCTCCGGGGCGATCGCCTTCATCGGGGTGGTGTTCGCCGCGGTGTGGGGGCTGATCGCGTATCTGCGCGCCGAGGTGAAGCGCCGTCAGGACCGTGGGCTGCTGCCCGGTCAGCAGCCCCCGCCTACTGACGGGTAG
- the ndk gene encoding nucleoside-diphosphate kinase has protein sequence MTERTLVLVKPDGVKRLLVGEILSRIERKGLTIAALELKDVSEDVARQHYAEHEGKPFFPSLLEFITSGPVVAVIVEGPRAIAAFRQIAGGTDPVEKAAPGTIRGDLALVTQDNLVHGSDSPDSAAREIELWFPGR, from the coding sequence GTGACTGAGCGGACGCTGGTGTTGGTGAAGCCCGACGGCGTGAAACGCCTCCTGGTGGGGGAGATTCTCAGCCGTATCGAACGCAAGGGCCTGACGATCGCGGCCCTGGAACTGAAGGACGTCAGCGAGGACGTCGCGCGGCAACACTATGCCGAGCACGAAGGCAAGCCCTTCTTCCCCTCGCTGCTCGAGTTCATCACCTCGGGACCCGTCGTGGCCGTCATCGTGGAGGGCCCCAGGGCCATTGCGGCGTTCCGGCAGATCGCCGGCGGCACCGATCCGGTCGAGAAGGCCGCGCCCGGCACCATCCGCGGTGACCTGGCCCTGGTGACCCAGGACAACCTCGTCCACGGCTCCGACTCGCCCGACTCCGCGGCCCGCGAAATCGAGCTGTGGTTTCCCGGACGCTGA
- the rne gene encoding ribonuclease E, with protein MADRDISAPFDLSEDARRNEDPPAQLNRDPGAVFTETVAATVPAAAEALEVDPEPPPVPEPLPETATPAPYMPLFVAPQPVAFVPPKPVVIAEDDEDEDDEDDEDDDDVQGEGDDEQGDRPANRRRRRGRRGRGRGRGEQSADDDGDSEASDQGDSDDTADDEDADDDDGSDDENAGGDGANRRRRRRRRRKTTGADGDEPSSPDDPPNTVVHERQPRAAKAAKAENNEIQGIAGSTRLEAKRQRRRDGRDAGRRRPPILSEAEFLARREAVQRMMVIRDKVRSEPPHEGDRYTQIAVLEDGVLVEHFVTSAASASLVGNVYLGIVQNVLPSMEAAFVDIGRGRNGVLYAGEVNWEAAGLGGAQRKIEQALKPGDYVVVQVSKDPVGHKGARLTTQVSLAGRYLVYVPGASSTGISRKLPDTERQRLKEILREVVPADAGVIIRTASEGVKEDDIRTDVNRLQERWAQIEAKGADITAKAAGAAVALYEEPDVLVKVIRDLFNEDFTGLIVSGEDAWNTISDYVTSVAPELLPRMSKYEPAATEGPDVFAVHRIDEQLTKAMDRKVWLPSGGTLVIDRTEAMTVVDVNTGKFTGSGGNLEQTVTRNNLEAAEETVRQLRLRDIGGIIVIDFIDMVLESNRDLVLRRLTEALSRDRTRHQVSEVTSLGLVQLTRKKLGTGLIEAFSTTCPHCAGRGIMLHGDPVDSNSTAGRKNEPGTGRRSKRGKKGGRTEEEVQVAKVPVHAAGEHPMFRAMAAATGREEGDEDEVAEDVEGAEDIVVEGAEGLATREPVEEVLAEESDDSDDDEDDEDDDLEDEDDEDDEDDDIEVIDVNADDDSDDEDDEDDDEDLDDDDDDDSDDDDDEDDEDDDEDEPLVAVTSRPRRRRAAARPAGPPVS; from the coding sequence GTGGCTGACCGTGATATTTCCGCCCCATTCGATCTGTCTGAAGACGCGCGGCGCAACGAGGACCCTCCGGCGCAACTGAACCGCGATCCCGGCGCGGTCTTCACCGAGACCGTCGCAGCTACCGTTCCGGCGGCCGCCGAAGCGCTCGAAGTGGATCCCGAGCCGCCACCGGTGCCGGAACCGCTGCCCGAGACGGCAACGCCTGCTCCCTACATGCCGCTGTTCGTCGCGCCGCAGCCCGTCGCGTTCGTCCCACCGAAGCCAGTCGTCATCGCCGAGGACGACGAGGATGAGGACGACGAGGACGACGAGGACGATGACGACGTCCAGGGCGAGGGTGACGACGAGCAGGGCGATCGCCCCGCCAACCGCCGCCGCCGCCGCGGGCGACGCGGACGTGGGCGTGGGCGTGGTGAGCAGAGCGCCGACGACGATGGCGACAGCGAGGCGTCCGACCAGGGCGACTCCGATGACACCGCGGACGACGAGGACGCCGACGACGACGACGGCTCCGACGACGAGAACGCGGGCGGGGACGGTGCCAACCGTCGCCGCCGGCGCAGGCGTCGTCGCAAGACCACCGGCGCGGACGGCGACGAGCCCAGCTCGCCCGACGACCCCCCGAACACCGTCGTCCACGAGCGTCAACCGCGGGCCGCCAAGGCGGCGAAGGCCGAGAACAACGAGATCCAGGGCATCGCGGGGTCGACCCGTCTGGAGGCCAAGCGCCAGCGCCGTCGTGACGGTCGCGACGCAGGCCGGCGTCGTCCGCCGATCCTGAGCGAGGCCGAGTTCCTGGCCCGGCGCGAAGCGGTGCAGCGGATGATGGTGATCCGCGACAAGGTCCGTTCCGAGCCGCCGCACGAAGGCGACCGCTACACGCAGATCGCGGTGCTGGAGGACGGTGTGCTCGTCGAGCACTTCGTGACCAGTGCGGCGTCGGCGTCCCTGGTCGGCAACGTCTACCTCGGCATCGTGCAGAACGTGCTGCCCTCGATGGAGGCGGCGTTCGTCGACATCGGTCGCGGGCGCAACGGCGTGCTGTACGCCGGCGAAGTCAACTGGGAGGCCGCCGGCCTCGGGGGCGCGCAGCGCAAGATCGAGCAGGCGCTGAAGCCCGGCGACTACGTCGTCGTGCAGGTCAGCAAGGATCCCGTCGGCCACAAGGGCGCCCGATTGACGACGCAGGTGTCGTTGGCGGGGCGCTATCTGGTCTACGTTCCCGGTGCCTCGTCGACGGGCATCAGCCGCAAGTTGCCCGACACCGAGCGTCAGCGGTTGAAGGAGATCCTCCGGGAGGTCGTCCCGGCGGACGCGGGCGTGATCATCCGCACCGCGTCGGAGGGTGTCAAGGAAGACGACATCCGGACCGACGTCAACCGACTGCAGGAACGCTGGGCGCAGATCGAGGCGAAGGGCGCGGACATCACCGCGAAGGCGGCGGGCGCTGCCGTTGCCCTGTACGAAGAGCCCGACGTCCTGGTCAAGGTCATCCGCGATCTGTTCAACGAGGACTTCACCGGCCTCATCGTCTCCGGTGAAGACGCCTGGAACACCATCAGCGACTACGTGACGTCGGTGGCGCCGGAACTCCTTCCGCGGATGAGCAAGTACGAGCCCGCCGCGACCGAAGGCCCTGACGTGTTCGCCGTGCACCGAATCGACGAGCAGTTGACCAAGGCGATGGATCGCAAGGTGTGGCTGCCGTCCGGCGGCACCCTGGTCATCGACCGCACCGAGGCGATGACCGTCGTCGACGTCAACACCGGCAAGTTCACCGGTTCGGGCGGAAACCTCGAGCAGACCGTCACGCGCAACAACCTCGAGGCCGCCGAGGAGACCGTCCGGCAGCTTCGGCTGCGCGACATCGGCGGCATCATCGTCATCGACTTCATCGACATGGTTCTGGAGTCCAACCGGGACCTGGTGCTGCGCCGACTCACGGAGGCCCTGTCGCGCGACCGCACCCGACACCAGGTGTCCGAGGTGACCTCGCTGGGCCTCGTCCAGTTGACGCGAAAGAAGCTGGGCACCGGCCTCATCGAGGCGTTCTCTACCACGTGCCCGCACTGCGCCGGGCGCGGAATCATGCTCCACGGCGATCCCGTCGACTCGAACTCGACGGCAGGGCGCAAGAACGAGCCGGGGACCGGCCGTCGCAGCAAGCGCGGCAAGAAGGGTGGCCGCACCGAAGAAGAGGTTCAGGTCGCCAAGGTCCCTGTGCACGCTGCCGGTGAGCATCCGATGTTCCGGGCCATGGCCGCGGCGACCGGCCGCGAAGAGGGCGATGAGGACGAGGTCGCCGAAGACGTCGAGGGTGCCGAAGACATCGTCGTCGAGGGCGCCGAGGGCCTGGCGACGCGTGAGCCCGTCGAAGAGGTGCTGGCGGAGGAGTCCGACGACTCCGACGACGACGAGGACGATGAGGACGACGACCTCGAAGACGAGGACGACGAGGACGACGAGGACGACGACATCGAAGTCATCGACGTGAATGCGGACGACGACTCCGATGACGAGGACGACGAGGATGACGACGAGGACCTCGATGACGATGACGACGACGACTCTGATGACGACGATGACGAGGATGACGAAGACGACGACGAGGATGAACCCCTCGTCGCCGTGACCAGCCGTCCCCGGCGCCGTCGTGCGGCCGCTCGCCCCGCAGGTCCACCGGTTTCATGA
- the rplU gene encoding 50S ribosomal protein L21 yields the protein MATYAIVKTGGKQYKVAVGDIVKVEKLELEAGDSVSLPVALVVDGANVTTAADALAKVAVTAEILEHTKGPKIRIHKFKNKTGYHKRQGHRQKLTVVKVTGIK from the coding sequence ATGGCGACATACGCAATCGTCAAGACCGGCGGCAAGCAGTACAAGGTCGCGGTCGGTGACATAGTCAAGGTCGAGAAGCTGGAGCTCGAGGCGGGCGACTCCGTCTCGCTGCCGGTGGCGCTGGTCGTCGATGGCGCGAACGTGACCACCGCGGCCGATGCTTTGGCGAAGGTTGCCGTGACGGCCGAGATCCTCGAGCACACCAAGGGCCCGAAGATCCGCATCCACAAGTTCAAGAACAAGACCGGCTACCACAAGCGGCAGGGCCACCGGCAGAAGCTGACGGTCGTCAAAGTCACCGGAATCAAGTAG
- the rpmA gene encoding 50S ribosomal protein L27 produces MAHKKGASSSRNGRDSNSQRLGVKRFGGQVVKAGEIIVRQRGTHFHPGTNVGRGGDDTLFATAPGAVQFGEKRGRKTVNIVRTVRAEANVTAGAAPEA; encoded by the coding sequence ATGGCACACAAGAAGGGCGCTTCCAGCTCGCGCAACGGTCGCGACTCCAACTCTCAGCGCCTCGGCGTGAAGCGGTTCGGCGGTCAGGTCGTCAAGGCGGGCGAGATCATCGTTCGCCAGCGTGGTACTCATTTCCACCCCGGCACGAACGTCGGACGTGGTGGCGACGACACCCTGTTCGCCACGGCTCCCGGCGCCGTGCAGTTCGGTGAGAAGCGCGGCCGCAAGACCGTCAACATCGTGCGCACCGTCCGCGCGGAGGCCAACGTCACCGCCGGAGCGGCTCCGGAGGCCTAA